TAGGATCTAGAAAGCTATCTGGAAGCAATTGATCTATTAACTAAGATGTTTACAAGTAGTTATTAGTCATGTTTGTGGTGGTGAGTGAGAAGACTTCTCTGTCTGCCAATCCCTAACACAATATGTGATCTTAGATATGATGAATTTATGAATGTTTTGGTCATGATTGCTTGCAAGTTTgcttcaacaaaaaaaaatgggaaCAAGCATCAAAGCATGTTTGATTGGCTACCTATTTTTATGTGATAATCTAAAGGACTGCAAGATTTCTTCTAAACCAATTAAAATCAGAATGTCAAGCAGAGGTTCCACCGTTATTTTCAATCCTCACATACCAATCAAGTGTTTGGCAATAAGGCAACCATTAACAAAAGACGCTACTGGAATCAACATGTAGACTTGACCCGTTTCTGGGTTATTTTACAAGTACTAAAGATCTCAATCAATCAAAGTGCATAAGATGCTTATAGTGATGATACTCATCATTGTCCTGCACCGGATCCTGGAGGAGTTTCAAAGTCTGGCTTCTCTCCATTTTTCCATCTAATATCTTCATCCGGAACCTGCAAAGAATCATTTTGAGATCAGATCTTTACATATGAAAGGAGATGACAAACACTTCTATGTATTATTACCTTCCTAACATCCATCCAGCTTAACGCTTCATTCAACCACATCACGTTCGGGTCAACAGTCGCAAGGCGATGTGTTCCCTAACAAAGTAAAACGTGAACAAAGGCATAGAGagaagagaacacaaaggaaaGGGTTTTTGTGTTTATTACATCTTTAGCGTTAAACTCTTTGATCACCAAGACTTCGAACTCATCTTCACCAGGCATTCTTACACAGACCCTTCTTCCAACTAGAGCCTCCGGATTAACTCTGCCCCAGCTCGAACACAGTGTTGGTTTCTTTGCCTGCAACTTTGTTATGAAAAGCCCCAAATCAACGCTCTGCTTTACAGGTAGTCTTATGGTCAGTGGCTTCTCTTTCGTTTCCTTCGCTTCTGAATCAACCCtgagtaaaacaaaaaaaattagttaaaaataatcGAAAGTCAAACCCTTTATGATCAAAAGTGTATACACCTTTCTTGATGGGCGACAAGGTTCTTCTCAATGTTATCCTCAAAAGAGACGAGAGTTTCT
Above is a window of Brassica oleracea var. oleracea cultivar TO1000 unplaced genomic scaffold, BOL UnpScaffold00895, whole genome shotgun sequence DNA encoding:
- the LOC106320369 gene encoding protein EMSY-LIKE 1-like, with the protein product MADHKDQRMIDPLEEDPTFIPSTKTSMAAKSLPGSHKESKPELESNDDEDMIDQFVEDSKKQKLNEQQRRAFYSVLLAFRAETLSSGNKRTQIIEKLMSEWSIAQETLVSFEDNIEKNLVAHQERVDSEAKETKEKPLTIRLPVKQSVDLGLFITKLQAKKPTLCSSWGRVNPEALVGRRVCVRMPGEDEFEVLVIKEFNAKDGTHRLATVDPNVMWLNEALSWMDVRKVPDEDIRWKNGEKPDFETPPGSGAGQ